A genomic segment from Acuticoccus sediminis encodes:
- a CDS encoding manganese/iron ABC transporter ATP-binding protein, which produces MTPDPTAANVPRGDPAAPGILARDVTVTYRNGHTALIDASFEVPRGSIAALVGVNGAGKSTLFKAIMGFVPAARGEIRLLGLTVRQALAQNLVAYVPQSEEVDWTFPVLVEDVVMMGRYGKMGFLRRPRRADHDAVATALERVNMSDFRQRQIGELSGGQRKRVFLARALAQDGQVILLDEPFTGVDVKTEDQIVALLRELRAEGRVMLVSTHNLGSVPEFCDRTIFVKGTVLASGPTETTFTRENLERAFGGVLRHFTLSGHALHEDDDPREVSIITDDERPVVHYGDCAQRANPEDPA; this is translated from the coding sequence GTGACGCCCGATCCGACTGCCGCCAACGTCCCCCGGGGCGACCCCGCCGCGCCCGGCATCCTGGCGCGGGACGTCACCGTCACCTACCGCAACGGACACACCGCGCTGATCGACGCCTCCTTCGAGGTCCCGCGCGGCTCCATCGCCGCCCTCGTCGGGGTCAACGGCGCGGGCAAGTCGACCCTCTTCAAGGCCATCATGGGCTTCGTGCCCGCCGCCAGAGGCGAAATCAGGCTCCTCGGCCTCACCGTCCGCCAGGCGCTCGCCCAGAACCTCGTCGCCTACGTCCCCCAGTCCGAGGAGGTGGACTGGACCTTCCCCGTCCTCGTCGAGGACGTCGTCATGATGGGCCGCTACGGCAAGATGGGCTTCCTGAGACGCCCCCGCCGCGCCGACCACGACGCCGTCGCCACCGCCCTCGAGCGGGTCAACATGAGCGATTTCCGCCAGCGCCAGATCGGCGAACTCTCCGGCGGCCAGCGCAAGCGCGTCTTCCTCGCCAGAGCCCTCGCCCAGGACGGGCAGGTCATCCTCCTCGACGAGCCCTTCACCGGCGTCGACGTGAAGACCGAGGACCAGATCGTCGCGCTCCTGCGCGAGCTGCGCGCCGAGGGCCGCGTCATGCTGGTCTCGACCCACAACCTCGGCTCCGTCCCCGAGTTCTGCGACCGGACGATCTTCGTGAAGGGCACCGTGCTCGCCTCCGGCCCCACCGAGACGACCTTCACCCGCGAAAACCTCGAGCGCGCGTTCGGCGGTGTCCTGCGGCACTTCACCCTTTCCGGTCACGCCCTCCACGAGGACGACGACCCGCGCGAGGTGAGCATCATCACCGACGACGAACGGCCGGTGGTCCACTACGGCGACTGCGCCCAGCGCGCCAATCCGGAGGACCCCGCGTGA
- a CDS encoding CHAD domain-containing protein, which produces MSFHLKHSDSSLEEGVRRIVRSQITSALEEAAALDDPAEAVHSVRKRCKKLRGLVRLVRPGLSGAGARNALFRDAAQGLSGVRDAAVLVETYDKLAKAFPDRLDRAATATVRAHLVDERRAAHVEADQYTERMAVFRATMAGALDEVKDWDVGGKAAETVAEGVERVLQDAAEALKAVRKKATPERVHELRKHVKYHHSHVRLLRELWPGPMKVLADELNTLGELLGDEHDLSVFIDTLSEAPLAPEQTEDVIALAHEHRDRLRDEAMSLADRVFADEPKVVARRIETLWKAWRRGPAPAKVADVNPADADPNAGLEIERKFIVMSDAWRDAVRETMEIRQAYVANTDRVSVRVRIKNGTQATMTVKSARTTMARREIEFKIPLADARALMELATGVTIEKRRHVVPVGAIDVEVDEFVSPEPSLVVAEVELSRPDAPLPVADWLGREVTGNPRYYGASIAGAVRSGE; this is translated from the coding sequence ATGTCGTTCCATCTCAAGCATTCCGATTCTTCGCTGGAGGAGGGCGTTCGCCGCATCGTGCGGTCGCAGATCACCAGCGCGCTCGAGGAGGCGGCCGCGCTCGACGATCCGGCGGAGGCCGTGCACAGCGTCAGGAAGCGCTGCAAGAAGCTGCGCGGCCTGGTGCGACTGGTCCGCCCCGGCCTCTCCGGCGCCGGCGCCAGGAACGCGCTGTTCCGCGACGCCGCGCAGGGCCTCTCCGGCGTGCGTGACGCCGCCGTTCTGGTCGAGACCTACGACAAGCTGGCCAAGGCGTTCCCGGACCGGCTCGACCGTGCCGCCACCGCGACCGTCCGCGCGCACCTCGTGGACGAGCGTCGCGCCGCGCACGTCGAGGCGGACCAGTACACCGAGCGGATGGCGGTGTTCCGCGCCACCATGGCCGGGGCGCTCGACGAGGTGAAGGACTGGGACGTCGGCGGGAAGGCCGCCGAGACCGTCGCCGAGGGTGTCGAGCGGGTGCTCCAGGACGCTGCCGAGGCGCTGAAGGCCGTACGCAAGAAGGCGACCCCGGAGCGCGTCCACGAGCTGCGCAAGCACGTGAAGTACCACCACAGCCACGTGCGGCTCCTGCGTGAGCTGTGGCCCGGGCCGATGAAGGTCCTCGCCGACGAGCTGAACACGCTCGGCGAGTTGCTGGGCGACGAGCACGACCTCTCGGTCTTCATCGACACGCTGTCCGAGGCGCCCCTCGCGCCCGAACAGACCGAAGACGTGATCGCGCTGGCGCACGAGCATCGCGACCGGCTGCGGGACGAGGCCATGAGCCTTGCCGACCGCGTCTTCGCCGACGAGCCGAAGGTGGTCGCGAGGCGCATCGAGACCCTCTGGAAGGCGTGGCGCCGGGGGCCCGCGCCGGCGAAGGTGGCGGACGTGAATCCGGCCGACGCCGACCCCAACGCCGGCTTGGAGATCGAGCGCAAGTTCATCGTCATGAGCGACGCCTGGCGCGATGCCGTCCGCGAGACGATGGAGATCCGCCAGGCCTATGTCGCCAACACCGACCGGGTGAGCGTGCGCGTGCGGATCAAGAACGGCACGCAGGCGACGATGACCGTCAAGAGCGCGCGCACGACGATGGCGCGCCGGGAGATCGAGTTCAAGATCCCGCTCGCCGACGCCAGGGCGCTGATGGAACTCGCCACGGGCGTCACCATCGAGAAGCGTCGCCACGTGGTGCCGGTCGGCGCGATCGACGTGGAGGTGGACGAGTTCGTCTCGCCGGAGCCGTCGCTGGTGGTGGCCGAGGTGGAGCTGTCCCGGCCCGACGCGCCGCTTCCGGTCGCCGACTGGCTCGGCCGCGAGGTGACGGGCAATCCGCGCTACTACGGCGCCAGCATCGCCGGAGCCGTCCGCTCGGGCGAGTAG
- a CDS encoding sulfite exporter TauE/SafE family protein, producing MEATVITVLLVLSTIFVGSVMKGAIGIGLPLLATPVLSMYLGVPAAVSIVSIPIVATNFGQVVKFRRELPRQRYLAPFLAAGAVGVVVGTVVLVNAPVALLEIGLGGAVLTYLAIQTFLPPLVIPDRLSRTLGGPVGFLTGLLQGAVGISSVVSITFLQALKLERPAFVGSISAMFLMFSAIQIVALMVEGTMTLERAGLGILSLLAAAVGMAVGDRFASRMTVTIFRRAIFAMLAFLAAMLVANGITLL from the coding sequence ATGGAAGCTACGGTGATCACCGTCCTTCTCGTTCTCAGCACGATCTTCGTCGGCTCGGTGATGAAGGGGGCCATCGGGATCGGCCTGCCGCTGCTGGCGACGCCGGTCCTTTCCATGTACCTCGGCGTGCCGGCGGCGGTGTCGATCGTCTCGATCCCCATCGTCGCGACGAACTTCGGGCAGGTGGTGAAGTTCCGCCGCGAGCTGCCCCGGCAGCGCTACCTGGCGCCCTTCCTCGCGGCGGGGGCGGTCGGCGTGGTGGTGGGGACGGTCGTCCTCGTCAACGCGCCGGTGGCGCTGCTGGAGATCGGTCTCGGCGGCGCGGTGCTGACCTACCTCGCCATCCAGACCTTCCTGCCCCCGCTCGTGATCCCGGATCGCCTGAGCCGGACGCTCGGCGGGCCGGTGGGGTTCCTGACCGGCCTGCTGCAGGGCGCTGTCGGGATCTCCAGCGTCGTCAGCATCACCTTCCTTCAGGCGCTGAAGCTCGAGCGGCCGGCCTTCGTCGGCTCGATCTCCGCGATGTTCCTGATGTTCTCGGCGATCCAGATCGTCGCGCTGATGGTGGAGGGGACGATGACGCTCGAACGGGCAGGGCTCGGGATCCTCTCCCTGCTCGCCGCCGCAGTGGGGATGGCGGTCGGCGACCGCTTCGCCTCGCGCATGACGGTGACGATCTTCCGCCGCGCGATCTTCGCCATGCTGGCGTTCCTGGCGGCGATGCTGGTGGCGAACGGCATCACCCTCCTGTAG
- a CDS encoding xanthine dehydrogenase family protein molybdopterin-binding subunit, giving the protein MAQRSGRIEDARFITGHGRYTADVADPSALTAVFVRSPVAAGRIEAIDTEAAAAMPGVRAIVTAAALAEAGVGPVQAPLNLTGPDGTVWTAVNRPLLASDVVRYVGEPVALVVAETRAAALDAVEAVDVTYADASAVTTVTDALAPGAPLVSADRPGNVGFAWAHGDRTAADAAVAAAAHQVRLTTNVSRVNAGAMEPRNVLVRPDGERWEVYVSHQAPQAFRGALSGAFGLPAEAIRVVAGDVGGSFGMKMGPLREEMVTFFAARSLGAAVRWISDRTEDFLSDEAGRDMLMHIALGVDADGTFTGLTVDIEANLGAYATGRSQPPIFNVGGIAGVYRTPVIAATVTGVLTNTAPVSAYRGAGRPEATLAIERTVDKAARDLGFDPVELRRRNLIPADQMPWESPFIFNYDCGDFPKVLAEGAAFADVAGFPERRRQSEANGKLRGLGIAMCVEAAGGPYKRTSMDYSDIIVGEDGRIVLTGGAFSAGQGLETAMIDLVSDALGLSPEQFRYVQGDTDEVPQGKGMGGSSAMISCGSAAMEAARDLIAKATAKAADRMEVSEADVEYSEGTFRVVGTDRVVGLAELGADAAASGERLAGNGAFKPEEATFPNGFHVCEVEIDPDTGATTVASYAAVEDIGRVLNEQLASGQIHGGVVQGLGQILQEDVVYSPGDGQLLSASFMDYSMPRADDMPTIRTAFSNVETLLNPLRVKGVGEAGSVGAVAAGLNAVNDALATRGVASFDMPATPVRVWEALRKASPEAV; this is encoded by the coding sequence ATGGCACAGCGTTCCGGGCGTATCGAAGACGCCCGCTTCATCACCGGCCACGGCCGATACACCGCGGACGTCGCCGACCCGTCGGCTCTGACGGCCGTCTTCGTCCGTTCGCCGGTCGCGGCCGGACGCATCGAGGCGATCGACACGGAGGCGGCCGCGGCGATGCCGGGCGTGCGCGCCATCGTCACCGCGGCGGCGCTCGCCGAGGCGGGCGTCGGCCCGGTCCAGGCGCCGCTGAACCTGACGGGACCGGACGGCACGGTCTGGACCGCGGTGAACCGTCCGCTCCTGGCGAGCGACGTGGTGCGCTATGTCGGCGAGCCGGTGGCGCTGGTCGTCGCCGAGACGCGCGCCGCGGCGCTCGACGCGGTCGAGGCGGTCGACGTCACCTACGCGGACGCTTCGGCCGTGACGACCGTGACGGACGCGCTCGCGCCCGGCGCGCCGCTCGTCTCGGCCGACCGGCCGGGCAACGTCGGGTTCGCATGGGCGCACGGCGACCGGACGGCGGCGGACGCGGCGGTCGCGGCCGCCGCGCATCAGGTGCGGCTCACCACCAACGTCAGCCGCGTCAACGCCGGGGCGATGGAGCCGCGCAACGTCCTCGTCCGGCCGGACGGCGAGCGCTGGGAGGTCTACGTCAGCCATCAGGCGCCGCAGGCCTTCCGCGGCGCGCTCTCCGGCGCCTTCGGGCTGCCGGCGGAGGCGATCCGGGTCGTCGCCGGCGACGTCGGCGGCTCGTTCGGCATGAAGATGGGGCCGCTGCGCGAGGAGATGGTGACGTTCTTCGCCGCCCGCTCCCTCGGCGCGGCGGTGCGGTGGATCTCCGACCGGACGGAGGACTTCCTCTCCGACGAGGCCGGGCGCGACATGCTCATGCACATCGCGCTGGGCGTCGACGCGGACGGGACCTTCACCGGTCTCACCGTGGACATCGAGGCCAACCTCGGCGCCTACGCCACCGGCCGCTCGCAGCCGCCGATCTTCAATGTCGGCGGGATCGCCGGCGTCTACCGCACGCCGGTGATCGCGGCGACGGTGACCGGCGTCCTCACCAACACGGCGCCGGTCTCTGCCTACCGCGGCGCCGGCCGGCCGGAGGCGACGCTCGCGATCGAACGCACCGTGGACAAGGCGGCGCGCGATCTCGGCTTCGACCCGGTGGAGCTGCGCCGGCGCAACCTCATCCCGGCCGATCAGATGCCCTGGGAGTCGCCGTTCATCTTCAACTACGACTGCGGCGACTTCCCCAAGGTGCTCGCCGAGGGCGCGGCCTTCGCCGACGTCGCCGGATTCCCGGAGCGCCGGCGACAGTCCGAGGCGAACGGGAAGCTGCGCGGGCTCGGCATCGCCATGTGCGTCGAGGCGGCGGGCGGCCCCTACAAGCGCACGTCGATGGACTATTCCGACATCATCGTCGGCGAGGACGGGCGCATCGTCCTCACCGGCGGCGCCTTCAGCGCGGGCCAGGGGCTCGAGACGGCGATGATCGACCTCGTCTCCGACGCGCTCGGCCTCTCGCCCGAGCAGTTCCGCTACGTCCAGGGCGACACCGACGAGGTGCCGCAGGGCAAGGGCATGGGCGGCTCGTCGGCGATGATCTCCTGCGGCTCGGCGGCGATGGAGGCCGCGCGCGACCTCATCGCCAAGGCGACCGCAAAGGCGGCGGACAGGATGGAGGTCTCGGAGGCCGACGTCGAGTACAGCGAGGGCACCTTCCGCGTCGTCGGCACCGACCGCGTGGTCGGCCTCGCCGAGCTCGGCGCCGACGCGGCCGCCTCGGGCGAGCGCCTCGCCGGCAACGGCGCCTTCAAGCCGGAGGAGGCGACGTTCCCCAACGGCTTCCACGTCTGCGAGGTGGAGATCGACCCGGACACCGGCGCGACCACCGTCGCCAGCTATGCGGCGGTGGAGGACATCGGCCGCGTCCTCAACGAGCAGCTCGCCTCCGGGCAGATCCATGGCGGCGTGGTGCAGGGCCTCGGCCAGATCCTGCAGGAGGACGTGGTCTACTCCCCCGGCGACGGCCAGCTCCTGTCGGCGAGCTTCATGGACTACTCGATGCCGCGCGCGGACGACATGCCGACGATCCGCACCGCCTTCTCCAACGTAGAGACGCTCCTCAACCCGCTGCGGGTGAAGGGCGTCGGCGAGGCGGGTTCGGTGGGCGCCGTCGCGGCGGGGCTCAATGCGGTCAACGACGCGCTCGCCACGCGCGGCGTCGCCTCGTTCGACATGCCGGCGACGCCCGTCCGCGTGTGGGAGGCGCTCCGCAAGGCATCGCCCGAAGCGGTGTGA
- a CDS encoding metal ABC transporter permease, which yields MTISDLLLPFQFPFMQNAFAIAVIVAIPCALLSCFLVLKGWALMGDAVSHAVLPGVVLAWILNIPLIIGAFAAGMTCALATGFLSHNSRVKRDTVMGVVFSGMFGAGIVLYTSITSNEHLDHVLFGNMLGVGTDDLLTAGLISLAVSAALLLKWKDLLLHAFDPAQAQASGLNTGLLHYGLLAVLSLTIVATLSSVGIILAVGLLIAPGAIAFLTVRSFGAMLVAAVAVTIVAMLAGTYLSFFIDSAPAPTIILVLTGIFVVALVRRELLNRARSRRMLTAEGAVG from the coding sequence GTGACCATCTCGGACCTCCTCCTGCCGTTCCAGTTCCCGTTCATGCAGAACGCGTTCGCGATCGCGGTGATCGTCGCGATCCCCTGCGCGCTGCTCTCCTGCTTCCTCGTCCTCAAGGGCTGGGCGCTGATGGGCGACGCGGTCAGCCACGCCGTCCTGCCGGGCGTGGTGCTGGCGTGGATCCTCAATATCCCGCTCATCATCGGCGCATTCGCGGCAGGGATGACCTGCGCGCTCGCCACGGGGTTCCTGTCGCACAACAGCCGCGTGAAGCGCGACACGGTGATGGGCGTCGTCTTCTCCGGCATGTTCGGCGCGGGCATCGTCCTCTACACCTCGATCACCAGCAACGAGCACCTCGACCATGTCCTCTTCGGCAACATGCTGGGTGTCGGCACCGACGATCTCCTGACCGCGGGACTGATCTCTCTGGCGGTGTCGGCGGCGCTGCTCCTGAAGTGGAAGGACCTGCTGCTGCACGCCTTCGACCCGGCGCAGGCGCAGGCCTCCGGCCTCAACACCGGGCTGCTGCACTACGGCCTCCTCGCCGTGCTGTCGCTGACCATCGTCGCGACGCTCTCGTCGGTCGGGATCATCCTCGCCGTCGGGCTTCTCATCGCGCCGGGGGCGATCGCCTTCCTGACGGTGCGGAGTTTCGGCGCGATGCTCGTGGCCGCGGTCGCGGTGACGATCGTCGCGATGCTCGCCGGGACCTACCTCAGCTTCTTCATCGACAGCGCGCCGGCGCCGACCATCATTCTGGTGCTGACCGGAATTTTCGTGGTGGCGCTGGTCCGGCGCGAGCTTCTGAACCGTGCGCGTTCACGCCGCATGCTGACCGCCGAGGGGGCGGTCGGCTGA
- a CDS encoding metal ABC transporter permease has protein sequence MSVLLEPFTYGYMTNAMWVSAMVGAVCAFLSAYLMLKGWSLIGDALSHSVVPGVAGAYMLGLPFAIGAFIAGGLAATTMLVLSSRSGLKVDTIIGLIFTAFFGLGLFMVSLNPIAVSIQTITMGNILAITPEDTLQLAIIGFVSLAVLLVKWKDLMVVFFDESHARSIGLRPGLLKGIYFVLLSAATVAAMQTVGAFLVIAMVVTPGATAYLLCDRFPRLILVSVAIGTVTAFVGAYASYFLNGATGGIIVSLQTLLFLTVFVLAPKHGILAARRKAAAALRRGAKDAPARDGTAEDRPVPVHQAMAEGRP, from the coding sequence GTGAGCGTCCTGCTGGAGCCCTTCACCTACGGCTACATGACGAACGCCATGTGGGTCTCCGCCATGGTCGGCGCGGTCTGCGCCTTTCTCTCCGCCTACCTGATGCTGAAGGGCTGGTCGCTGATCGGCGACGCGCTGTCCCACTCCGTCGTCCCGGGCGTCGCGGGCGCCTACATGCTCGGCCTGCCGTTCGCCATCGGCGCCTTCATCGCCGGCGGGCTCGCGGCGACGACGATGCTCGTCCTGTCGAGCCGGTCGGGCCTCAAGGTGGACACCATCATCGGGCTGATCTTCACCGCGTTCTTCGGCCTCGGCCTGTTCATGGTTTCGCTGAATCCGATCGCGGTCTCGATCCAGACGATCACCATGGGCAACATCCTGGCGATCACGCCGGAGGACACGCTGCAACTCGCCATCATCGGCTTCGTGTCCCTCGCGGTCCTCCTCGTGAAGTGGAAGGACCTCATGGTCGTCTTCTTCGACGAGAGCCACGCGCGGTCCATCGGCCTCCGCCCCGGGCTGCTGAAGGGGATCTACTTCGTGCTCCTGTCGGCGGCGACCGTCGCGGCGATGCAGACGGTCGGCGCGTTCCTGGTGATCGCGATGGTCGTGACGCCCGGCGCGACCGCCTACCTCCTCTGCGACCGCTTCCCGCGCCTCATCCTGGTGTCGGTGGCGATCGGCACCGTGACGGCCTTCGTCGGCGCCTACGCGAGCTATTTCCTCAACGGCGCGACCGGCGGCATCATCGTCTCGCTGCAGACGCTGCTGTTCCTCACCGTCTTCGTCCTGGCGCCCAAGCACGGCATCCTCGCGGCCCGGCGCAAGGCCGCCGCCGCGCTGCGCCGGGGCGCGAAGGACGCGCCCGCCAGGGACGGCACGGCCGAGGACCGTCCGGTGCCGGTCCATCAGGCGATGGCGGAGGGACGGCCGTGA
- the speB gene encoding agmatinase, which yields MTDTTDRAFTGGAYGIGNENWFSGATSLFRRRYARDPAGADVAVMGIPFDQAVTNRPGCRFGPRAIRAASSQLAWPGGPWRWSGDPFAALDVVDTGDLTFDIGDLAAFPATLEARAAEIIATGAKLFCLGGDHFTTYPVLKAHAARHGPLGIVQFDSHSDTWRDNGTRIDHGTMFFQGVEEGVIDPARSVHVGIRSANDETHGVTIIDADAVADHPPSAIAARIREIAGEGPSYLTFDIDVLDPAFAPGTGTPVCGGMSTNTAERILVALAGVPFVGMDIVEVAPAYDVSEVTALAAATMAINMMGLFAVMKGVPDFGTRATGTL from the coding sequence TTGACCGACACGACCGACCGCGCGTTCACCGGCGGCGCTTACGGCATCGGCAACGAGAACTGGTTCTCCGGTGCCACCAGCCTGTTCCGCCGCCGCTATGCGCGCGATCCGGCCGGGGCGGACGTCGCCGTCATGGGGATCCCCTTCGACCAGGCGGTCACGAACCGGCCGGGCTGCCGGTTCGGACCCCGCGCCATCCGCGCGGCGTCCTCGCAGCTCGCCTGGCCGGGCGGTCCCTGGCGCTGGTCCGGCGACCCCTTCGCCGCGCTCGACGTCGTCGACACGGGGGACCTCACCTTCGACATCGGCGACCTCGCCGCCTTCCCGGCGACGCTGGAGGCGCGGGCCGCCGAGATCATCGCCACCGGGGCGAAGCTCTTCTGCCTCGGCGGCGACCACTTCACGACCTACCCGGTGCTGAAGGCCCATGCGGCGCGGCACGGCCCGCTCGGCATCGTCCAGTTCGATTCCCACAGCGATACCTGGCGCGACAACGGCACCCGGATCGACCACGGCACGATGTTCTTCCAGGGCGTGGAGGAGGGGGTCATCGATCCGGCTCGCTCGGTCCACGTCGGCATCCGCTCCGCCAACGACGAGACCCACGGCGTCACGATCATCGACGCCGACGCCGTCGCCGATCACCCGCCCTCGGCGATCGCGGCGCGCATCCGCGAGATCGCCGGGGAGGGGCCATCCTACCTCACCTTCGACATCGACGTCCTCGACCCCGCCTTCGCGCCCGGCACCGGGACGCCGGTGTGCGGCGGGATGAGCACCAACACGGCCGAACGTATCCTCGTCGCGCTCGCCGGCGTCCCGTTCGTCGGGATGGACATCGTCGAGGTCGCGCCGGCCTATGACGTGTCCGAGGTCACCGCGCTCGCGGCGGCGACGATGGCGATCAACATGATGGGCCTCTTCGCGGTGATGAAGGGCGTGCCCGACTTCGGGACGCGCGCCACCGGCACGCTCTGA
- a CDS encoding metal ABC transporter substrate-binding protein, whose amino-acid sequence MRACVRWAAVLCAVGIISGASPGSAAAADRMKVVTTFTVLADMAKNVAGDAADVVSITKPGAEIHGYEPTPRDIVGAHDADLILWNGLNLERWFKQFLDNLGDVPSVTLSDGIDPIPISEGAYEGKANPHAWMGLDNAMVYVDNIRDAFVAQDPDNAAAYEANAAAYKEKIRATIAPLRDKVSAIPEDGRWLVTCEGAFSYLARDFGLRELYLWPINADQIGTPQQVRAVIDGVRKHDIPVVFCESTVNTAPAQQVARETGSHYGGVLYVDSLSTADGPVPTYIDLLRVTSETIVDGLTDATQ is encoded by the coding sequence ATGAGGGCGTGTGTGCGCTGGGCGGCTGTGCTGTGTGCGGTGGGGATCATCTCCGGCGCGTCCCCCGGATCCGCGGCGGCGGCCGACCGCATGAAGGTGGTGACGACCTTCACCGTCCTCGCCGACATGGCGAAGAACGTCGCCGGCGACGCGGCGGACGTCGTCTCGATCACCAAGCCGGGGGCCGAGATCCACGGCTACGAGCCTACCCCGCGCGACATTGTCGGCGCCCACGACGCGGACCTCATCCTCTGGAACGGCCTCAACCTGGAGCGCTGGTTCAAGCAGTTCCTGGACAACCTCGGCGACGTCCCGTCCGTGACGCTCAGCGACGGGATCGACCCCATCCCGATCTCCGAAGGGGCGTACGAGGGCAAGGCCAACCCGCACGCCTGGATGGGCCTCGACAACGCGATGGTCTACGTCGACAACATCCGCGACGCCTTCGTCGCCCAGGACCCGGACAATGCGGCCGCCTACGAGGCGAACGCCGCGGCCTACAAGGAGAAGATCCGCGCCACGATCGCGCCGCTGCGCGACAAGGTGTCCGCGATTCCGGAGGACGGGCGCTGGCTCGTCACCTGCGAGGGCGCGTTCAGCTACCTCGCCCGCGATTTCGGCCTCAGGGAGCTCTACCTGTGGCCGATCAACGCCGATCAGATCGGCACGCCCCAGCAGGTCCGTGCGGTGATCGACGGGGTCCGAAAGCACGATATTCCGGTGGTATTTTGCGAAAGCACCGTCAATACTGCACCCGCCCAGCAAGTCGCTCGGGAAACGGGGAGCCACTACGGCGGCGTGCTCTATGTCGACTCCTTGTCGACCGCCGATGGACCGGTGCCCACCTACATCGATCTGCTGCGCGTGACCTCCGAAACGATCGTCGACGGTCTCACGGACGCCACGCAGTGA
- a CDS encoding AI-2E family transporter: protein MPEPDGIPAPPHADSLPGRERTAMTVAIRLAALAAFLALLGALLRPLLGIIMWSGILAVALYPIYAWLARHLGGRETLASGLVMLAALAAVFGPAAYLITSLVISLEHIAEAAASGTLSVPALPETVKDVPVLGPKVTALWESGTGGIERFANEYGTALIGPGKVLLHIIAGLAGSVIAFAIAVVVAGLLFKPAPKISHAVEEIARRIAGPRGTHFVATASAAVRSVARGVIGIALLQSLLVGVVLIAGEVPHAGLLAMAVLIVLLAQMSAGFVTVPIMVWVWFSHGTVYSIVVCTLLVVITALEIPLKPIALRQGLESPMAVTFAGLVGGTVTFGLPGLFIGPMVFAVAWELLAVWLASSPPDDGQPTA from the coding sequence ATGCCTGAGCCGGACGGGATCCCGGCGCCGCCCCACGCCGACTCCCTCCCCGGCCGCGAACGCACCGCCATGACGGTCGCCATCCGCCTCGCGGCGCTGGCGGCCTTCCTCGCGCTGCTCGGCGCTCTCCTCCGGCCGCTGCTCGGCATCATCATGTGGTCGGGCATCCTCGCGGTCGCGCTCTACCCGATCTACGCCTGGCTCGCCCGACACCTCGGCGGACGCGAGACGCTCGCCTCCGGGCTCGTGATGCTGGCCGCGCTCGCCGCGGTGTTCGGCCCGGCGGCCTACCTCATCACCAGCCTCGTCATCTCGCTGGAACACATCGCCGAGGCGGCCGCCAGCGGCACCCTCTCGGTGCCCGCCCTGCCGGAGACCGTGAAGGACGTCCCCGTCCTCGGCCCGAAGGTCACCGCCCTTTGGGAGAGCGGCACCGGCGGCATCGAGCGTTTCGCCAATGAATACGGCACCGCGCTCATCGGCCCGGGCAAGGTGCTCCTGCACATCATCGCCGGGCTCGCCGGGAGCGTGATCGCCTTCGCCATCGCCGTCGTCGTGGCGGGCCTCCTCTTCAAGCCGGCGCCGAAGATCAGCCACGCGGTGGAGGAGATCGCGCGGCGCATCGCCGGTCCCCGCGGGACGCACTTCGTCGCGACCGCAAGCGCGGCCGTCCGCAGCGTCGCGCGGGGCGTCATCGGCATCGCCCTGCTGCAGTCGCTGCTGGTCGGGGTGGTGCTGATCGCCGGCGAGGTGCCGCACGCGGGCCTCCTCGCGATGGCGGTCCTCATCGTGCTGCTGGCCCAGATGTCGGCCGGCTTCGTGACGGTGCCGATCATGGTCTGGGTCTGGTTCAGCCACGGCACGGTCTATTCGATCGTCGTCTGCACCCTGCTTGTGGTGATCACCGCGCTCGAGATCCCGCTGAAGCCGATCGCGCTGCGGCAGGGGCTGGAATCGCCCATGGCGGTGACCTTCGCGGGGCTCGTCGGCGGCACGGTGACCTTCGGTCTGCCGGGGCTCTTCATCGGCCCCATGGTGTTCGCCGTCGCGTGGGAGCTCCTCGCCGTCTGGCTCGCGAGCAGCCCGCCGGACGACGGGCAGCCCACGGCCTGA